A genomic window from Pantoea alhagi includes:
- the secE gene encoding preprotein translocase subunit SecE translates to MSANTEAQGSGRGLEAIKWVVVAILLIVAIVGNFYYREVTLPLRALAVVVLIALAGGIALLTTKGKATLAFAREARTEVRKVIWPTRQETLHTTLIVAAVTAVMSLILWGLDGILVRLVSFITGLRF, encoded by the coding sequence ATGAGTGCTAATACCGAAGCTCAAGGAAGCGGGCGCGGCCTGGAAGCGATAAAGTGGGTAGTCGTCGCCATTTTGCTGATCGTAGCAATCGTAGGTAACTTCTATTATCGCGAAGTGACCTTACCGCTGCGCGCATTGGCTGTTGTTGTTCTCATCGCGTTGGCGGGCGGTATCGCACTGTTAACGACGAAGGGTAAAGCAACGCTGGCTTTCGCTCGTGAAGCCAGAACCGAAGTGCGCAAAGTCATTTGGCCTACGCGTCAAGAAACGCTGCATACCACGTTAATCGTTGCCGCGGTTACCGCCGTGATGTCACTGATTTTGTGGGGGCTGGATGGTATTCTGGTCCGTCTGGTATCGTTTATCACTGGCCTGAGGTTCTGA
- the tuf gene encoding elongation factor Tu gives MSKEKFERSKPHVNVGTIGHVDHGKTTLTAAITTVLSKTYGGQARAFDQIDNAPEEKARGITINTSHVEYDTPSRHYAHVDCPGHADYVKNMITGAAQMDGAILVVAATDGPMPQTREHILLGRQVGVPYIIVFLNKCDMVDDEELLELVEMEVRDLLSQYDFPGDDTPIVRGSALKALEGEAEWEEKIIELAGHLDSYIPEPERAIDKPFLLPIEDVFSISGRGTVVTGRVERGVIKVGEEVEIVGIKDTAKSTCTGVEMFRKLLDEGRAGENVGVLLRGIKREEIERGQVLAKPGSIKPHTQFESEVYILSKDEGGRHTPFFKGYRPQFYFRTTDVTGTIELPEGVEMVMPGDNIKMVVTLIHPIAMDDGLRFAIREGGRTVGAGVVAKVLG, from the coding sequence ATGTCTAAAGAAAAATTTGAACGTTCAAAACCGCACGTCAACGTCGGTACTATCGGCCACGTTGACCACGGTAAAACTACCCTGACTGCAGCTATCACTACCGTTCTGTCTAAAACTTACGGTGGCCAGGCTCGTGCATTCGATCAGATCGATAACGCGCCGGAAGAAAAAGCTCGTGGTATCACCATCAACACCTCTCACGTTGAATATGACACCCCGTCTCGCCACTACGCGCACGTTGACTGCCCGGGCCACGCCGACTATGTGAAAAACATGATCACCGGTGCTGCTCAGATGGACGGCGCTATCCTGGTTGTTGCTGCGACTGACGGCCCGATGCCGCAGACCCGTGAGCACATCCTGCTGGGTCGTCAGGTTGGCGTTCCTTACATCATCGTGTTCCTGAACAAATGCGACATGGTTGATGATGAAGAGCTGCTGGAACTGGTTGAAATGGAAGTGCGTGACCTGCTGTCACAGTATGACTTCCCGGGCGACGACACTCCGATCGTTCGCGGTTCCGCGCTGAAAGCGCTGGAAGGCGAAGCAGAGTGGGAAGAGAAAATCATCGAGCTGGCTGGTCACCTGGATTCTTACATTCCGGAACCTGAGCGTGCGATTGATAAGCCGTTCCTGCTGCCGATCGAAGACGTATTCTCAATCTCTGGCCGTGGTACCGTTGTTACTGGTCGTGTTGAGCGTGGCGTGATCAAAGTTGGTGAAGAAGTTGAAATCGTTGGTATCAAGGATACTGCGAAATCTACCTGTACCGGCGTTGAAATGTTCCGCAAACTGCTGGACGAAGGCCGTGCTGGTGAGAACGTTGGTGTTCTACTGCGTGGTATCAAGCGTGAAGAGATCGAGCGTGGTCAGGTTCTGGCTAAGCCGGGCTCTATCAAGCCGCACACCCAGTTCGAATCAGAAGTTTATATTCTGTCCAAAGACGAAGGCGGCCGTCACACTCCGTTCTTCAAAGGCTACCGTCCTCAGTTCTACTTCCGTACTACTGACGTGACTGGCACCATCGAACTGCCGGAAGGCGTTGAGATGGTAATGCCGGGCGACAACATCAAAATGGTTGTTACCCTGATCCACCCGATCGCGATGGACGACGGTCTGCGTTTCGCAATCCGTGAAGGCGGCCGTACCGTAGGCGCGGGCGTTGTTGCTAAAGTTCTGGGCTAA